From Capra hircus breed San Clemente chromosome 1, ASM170441v1, whole genome shotgun sequence, the proteins below share one genomic window:
- the LOC108636375 gene encoding proline-rich protein 23C-like — MMGCRPRSPTAYPEDPWEPQDGGPGPAKRPKSESEAAPSLDNLAWSPTAGTLIFVAVLPAGCALHVLLDDVELLLEPEPTSVRQVCLGGRILMLVPEALLGSGVEGPWGQGLEPGAVLSPPGEYVALEPELSCAAVPEIACQGEASEEDANADADFLLGWMDAASVPVAELRCSAESLTHFDLFDIVSEPSPWASNPSPERGSPQHDDNLDLHLLEPFPDSPLQPLPPSPSPGPQERPCRPPGPPCQFLDT; from the exons ATGATGGGCTGCCGACCGCGCAGCCCCACCGCCTACCCTGAGGACCCGTGGGAACCGCAGGACGGAGGACCCGGCCCTGCCAAGCGCCCCAAGTCCGAGTCTGAGGCGGCGCCCAGCCTGGATAACCTGGCCTGGTCCCCGACAGCAGGCACCCTCATCTTCGTGGCTGTCCTGCCGGCGGGATGTGCTCTGCACGTGCTCCTGGACGACGTCGAACTGCTGCTGGAGCCCGAGCCAACGTCTGTGAGGCAAGTGTGTCTCGGAGGTCGCATCCTCATGCTGGTTCCCGAGGCCCTCCTGGGCTCGGGTGTGGAAGGGCCGTGGGGGCAGGGCCTAGAACCGGGCGCTGTCCTGAGCCCTCCCGGGGAGTACGTGGCCCTGGAGCCGGAACTCTCCTGTGCCGCTGTCCCAGAGATCGCCTGCCAGGGAGAGGCCAGCGAGGAGGACGCGAATGCTGACGCTGACTTCCTGCTGGGCTGGATGGATGCTGCCTCAGTCCCAGTCGCTGAGCTCCGCTGTTCTGCTGAAAGTTTGACTCACTTTGACCTGTTCGACATAGTCTCAGAGCCCTCCCCTTGGGCCTCCAATCCTAGTCCAGAGAGAGGCTCTCCTCAGCACGATGACAACCTGGACTTGCACCTTCTGGAGCCCTTTCCTGACTCACCACTCCAACCTCTACCTCCTTCTCCGAGTCCAGGTCCCCAGGAGCGCCCCTGTCGCCCTCCTGGTCCTCCTTGCCAG TTCCTGGACACCTGA